From Spartinivicinus ruber, the proteins below share one genomic window:
- a CDS encoding phage tail tape measure protein, producing the protein MANAATGRLNFIISLTDRLTSPIAGLQNRLDQLSSGATQAFANVGVGIAGLMGVGYTLKAALEPAIDMDRALGEVKSLGVIDSDLAQLKNTALDFSVEYGKSASEFVRASYDIQSAISGLTGEELGQFTKASGVLAAATKSDTATITSYMGTMYGIFSEQAEVMGNANWVNTVAGQTASAVQMFKTTGGEMAGAFTALGANATAAGIAMHEQMAILGRLQATMSGSEAGTKYKAFLSGVGIAQDKLGLKFTDSQDRLLPMADILDKLKGKFGDTLEVAESDALKKAFGSDEAVSLIKLLMKDIDGLNSNINQLGEIKGLDKAEMMARAQVDAWERFGAAVDAVLIGFGSTLLPVINPVIDRLADMGQTLQRWTQLFPNVTRWVGYFFLGIMGLIAGMATLTLISGLVYGSLMGLKLLIPILTGLFTLLKWAFYAVSFAGKVLQFTLVILPGLFGILGVVVSGALSAMGAALTFLLSPIGLIIAAVALISFGVYKMIQHWDTCKQVLIAVGKAILDVPLGWFNSAVSWTTDAIEWLVNGWQWLLDVLANTVVFQILRQVLSFLSPAIGLLSQGFNWLGALWQRFTTHLAEVGVFQVIMEVLGFLSPGIGLLIKGFQQLGEWWDKLKKTFADIGVFEFLGSIVDWVIDKINMIPGIHIEIDKAELTPQMPKLKQPLQSQVPVGGLSSTINNNQQQHNQNNYQTNHIYTQSVDSQFLANEWIMAAP; encoded by the coding sequence ATGGCAAACGCCGCCACCGGTCGATTAAATTTTATTATTTCCTTAACCGACCGGCTGACCTCACCGATAGCAGGTTTACAAAATCGCCTTGACCAGTTATCAAGCGGTGCCACCCAAGCCTTTGCCAATGTTGGGGTGGGGATTGCTGGATTAATGGGGGTTGGTTATACGCTGAAAGCCGCCTTAGAGCCGGCCATTGATATGGATCGGGCATTAGGGGAAGTGAAATCACTGGGCGTTATCGACAGTGATTTAGCCCAATTAAAAAATACGGCCCTGGATTTTTCGGTGGAATACGGCAAGTCGGCCTCGGAGTTTGTGCGGGCCAGTTACGATATTCAGTCAGCCATTAGTGGCTTAACCGGTGAGGAGTTAGGTCAATTCACCAAAGCCAGTGGGGTATTAGCGGCGGCCACTAAATCCGATACGGCCACTATTACCAGTTATATGGGCACCATGTACGGTATTTTCAGTGAGCAAGCCGAAGTCATGGGCAATGCCAACTGGGTGAATACCGTGGCAGGTCAAACGGCCAGTGCGGTGCAAATGTTTAAAACCACCGGCGGCGAAATGGCGGGGGCTTTTACTGCATTGGGCGCTAATGCGACGGCAGCGGGTATTGCTATGCATGAACAAATGGCGATTTTAGGTCGGTTGCAAGCCACCATGTCCGGCTCGGAAGCAGGGACTAAATACAAAGCCTTTTTATCTGGGGTAGGCATTGCCCAAGACAAGTTGGGCCTGAAATTTACCGATAGCCAAGACCGCTTATTACCCATGGCGGATATTCTCGACAAGCTCAAAGGAAAATTTGGTGACACCTTGGAGGTTGCCGAGTCTGATGCACTCAAAAAAGCCTTTGGCTCCGATGAAGCCGTTAGTTTAATTAAATTATTAATGAAGGATATCGACGGGCTTAATAGCAATATTAATCAGCTGGGTGAGATTAAAGGCTTAGACAAAGCGGAAATGATGGCCAGGGCCCAGGTGGATGCCTGGGAGCGGTTTGGTGCCGCCGTGGATGCGGTATTAATTGGCTTTGGTTCTACCTTGCTACCGGTGATTAATCCCGTCATTGATCGATTGGCGGATATGGGGCAAACCTTACAACGCTGGACCCAATTATTTCCGAATGTTACCCGCTGGGTGGGGTATTTCTTTTTAGGCATCATGGGGCTTATTGCAGGGATGGCCACCTTAACCTTAATCAGTGGATTAGTGTATGGCTCATTAATGGGACTTAAGCTATTAATTCCGATCTTAACCGGCTTATTCACCTTATTAAAATGGGCCTTTTATGCGGTGAGTTTTGCGGGTAAGGTCTTGCAATTTACCCTGGTGATTTTACCCGGTTTGTTCGGCATTTTAGGCGTTGTGGTCAGTGGGGCTCTATCCGCGATGGGGGCGGCGCTAACGTTTTTATTAAGCCCGATTGGATTAATTATTGCGGCTGTCGCCTTAATCAGCTTCGGCGTTTATAAAATGATTCAGCACTGGGATACCTGTAAACAAGTGCTGATTGCTGTGGGTAAAGCGATTTTAGATGTGCCCCTGGGCTGGTTTAATTCCGCTGTCAGTTGGACGACAGACGCCATAGAGTGGCTAGTGAATGGCTGGCAATGGTTATTAGACGTACTGGCCAATACCGTCGTCTTTCAAATCCTGCGACAGGTTTTATCTTTTTTAAGTCCAGCCATCGGCTTGCTCAGCCAGGGCTTTAATTGGTTAGGGGCATTATGGCAACGTTTTACCACCCACTTAGCCGAGGTGGGTGTTTTTCAAGTCATAATGGAAGTGCTGGGTTTTTTAAGCCCGGGCATTGGATTATTAATTAAAGGGTTTCAACAATTAGGTGAATGGTGGGACAAACTCAAAAAGACCTTTGCGGATATTGGGGTATTTGAATTTTTAGGCAGCATTGTGGATTGGGTGATCGATAAAATCAATATGATCCCCGGCATTCATATTGAAATCGATAAAGCCGAGCTCACACCACAAATGCCGAAGTTAAAACAGCCATTGCAATCCCAAGTACCGGTGGGTGGTTTATCAAGCACCATTAACAACAATCAGCAACAACATAACCAAAATAATTATCAAACCAATCATATTTATACCCAATCGGTGGACAGTCAATTTTTAGCAAATGAATGGATAATGGCCGCGCCCTAA
- a CDS encoding DUF2590 family protein yields MNYIDLLIENNDLALTIAGEPQLISDRASIAQDIQHAIRESGLLVEMIGERHPEKRQGLIQQLTLLIEDDERLIPGTIVFHESSQGRYLLTADTYDYGPVEVPDALAL; encoded by the coding sequence ATGAACTACATTGACTTATTAATTGAAAATAATGACCTGGCATTAACCATCGCGGGTGAACCGCAATTAATCAGTGATAGAGCCAGTATAGCGCAAGACATACAACATGCGATCCGGGAAAGCGGTTTATTGGTGGAAATGATTGGCGAGCGTCACCCAGAAAAACGCCAGGGATTAATTCAGCAACTCACCTTATTAATTGAAGACGACGAGCGATTAATACCGGGCACCATTGTGTTTCATGAATCCAGCCAAGGCCGTTATTTATTAACAGCAGACACTTATGACTATGGACCGGTTGAGGTACCCGATGCGCTCGCTCTTTAA
- a CDS encoding baseplate J/gp47 family protein, with protein MRSLFKRLVADANIPTEEHQLKNRFNQLAKADGSQLSNDSRYSPFWRIITALVTKPVLWLIDLLIDQVLPNAFLQHARGRYLDILAWAVHIERKPATNAEGVIEFHRANTQAAITIPQNTAVQSVAINGIIYEVKTTTATTFAEGELITKAPVKATEPGKAYNLAPGYYAILPNPINGITQVTNPDGWLTTPGADEETDEALRWRARNQFGAVNQWHTDSVYRSLIAQFAGIDSRHIYFEHNAPRGPGTANAFILFAADTPADEYLEKINQYIQSEGNHGHGDDLQVFALPEKAFDIKLNVWPNTFLTEGNKQQLKTNIEHFIKAAFRESTTDNYQPTQVSPRSRFSFSKLTQELHRQFADIDSLHFENTDIVSELWLPQINSLTVVLHD; from the coding sequence ATGCGCTCGCTCTTTAAACGCCTGGTGGCGGATGCCAATATACCCACCGAAGAACACCAATTAAAAAACCGGTTTAACCAATTGGCCAAAGCGGATGGTAGCCAATTAAGCAATGACAGCCGCTATTCCCCATTCTGGCGAATTATTACCGCTTTAGTTACAAAACCGGTGTTGTGGCTAATTGATTTATTGATTGACCAGGTACTGCCGAATGCGTTTTTACAACATGCCCGGGGCCGCTATTTAGATATTTTAGCCTGGGCGGTGCATATTGAACGCAAGCCCGCCACAAACGCTGAAGGGGTAATCGAATTTCACCGAGCAAATACCCAAGCCGCCATTACCATTCCACAAAATACAGCCGTTCAATCTGTTGCTATTAATGGCATTATTTATGAGGTGAAAACCACAACAGCCACCACTTTTGCAGAAGGGGAATTAATTACTAAAGCGCCAGTAAAAGCCACCGAACCCGGTAAAGCCTATAACCTGGCCCCGGGCTATTATGCGATTTTACCCAATCCCATTAATGGCATTACCCAGGTGACCAACCCGGATGGGTGGTTGACGACACCTGGTGCCGATGAAGAAACCGACGAGGCATTGCGCTGGCGTGCCCGTAATCAATTTGGCGCAGTCAATCAGTGGCATACCGATAGTGTCTACCGGAGTTTAATTGCGCAGTTTGCTGGGATTGATAGCCGTCATATTTATTTTGAGCATAACGCACCGCGTGGGCCAGGTACGGCGAATGCCTTTATTTTATTTGCGGCGGATACCCCTGCAGATGAATACCTGGAAAAAATAAACCAGTATATTCAGTCGGAAGGTAATCACGGTCATGGGGATGACCTGCAGGTATTTGCACTGCCAGAAAAAGCCTTTGATATCAAACTGAATGTGTGGCCGAATACCTTTTTAACAGAAGGCAATAAACAACAATTAAAAACCAATATTGAACACTTTATTAAAGCGGCTTTTCGGGAAAGCACCACCGATAATTATCAACCTACCCAAGTGAGTCCACGCAGCCGGTTTAGTTTTTCGAAACTCACCCAGGAATTACACCGACAATTTGCCGATATTGATTCGTTACATTTTGAGAATACCGATATTGTCAGCGAGTTATGGTTGCCCCAAATTAACAGCTTAACGGTGGTACTCCATGATTAA
- a CDS encoding phage tail protein yields the protein MIKLTLPFWLGGPELAKLTNSCEQFYSEVEDWLRWPLSQLDPGTCSEGVLNLLAWQRDISRFKEEPLSLFRKRVQYAFINNVDAGSTAGIKRILERLGVGYCEVDERTPGLDWDIITLKLSDSQLAQHPELLSIILQMYGRTCRRYVFSTITPVKLFIGVNEFSHDQMTQVAQLHNTAHLYGQSQLLDHSQQVLCAQL from the coding sequence ATGATTAAATTAACATTACCCTTTTGGTTAGGTGGGCCGGAATTAGCCAAGCTCACCAATAGCTGTGAGCAATTTTATTCGGAAGTGGAAGACTGGTTACGTTGGCCACTTTCGCAATTAGACCCGGGCACCTGTAGCGAAGGGGTGTTAAATCTTTTAGCCTGGCAACGGGACATTAGCCGGTTTAAAGAGGAGCCGTTAAGCCTGTTTCGAAAGCGGGTGCAGTATGCCTTTATCAATAATGTTGATGCCGGTTCAACCGCAGGCATTAAACGAATACTCGAACGGTTGGGGGTTGGCTATTGTGAAGTGGACGAACGCACCCCGGGACTGGACTGGGATATTATTACCCTGAAATTATCCGATAGTCAGCTCGCCCAACACCCGGAATTACTTAGCATTATTTTACAGATGTATGGCCGTACCTGTCGGCGTTATGTGTTTAGCACCATTACCCCGGTGAAATTATTTATTGGCGTTAATGAATTTAGTCATGACCAGATGACCCAAGTTGCACAATTACATAATACCGCCCATTTATACGGCCAAAGTCAATTACTAGACCACTCACAACAAGTGTTATGTGCTCAGTTATAA
- a CDS encoding phage tail protein, whose translation MPVITHAGERLIAEKQGMQRPLIIKQFVLANLPDLNDTDPENRHEPLPSDDLIQYQAPVTQAGFINPNAVVYSLVMDTSVGDFEFNWLGLVSDDNTLVAVSYVPKQWKRKTQGSQAGNSLTRNFMLAFSGAQDITQVDVNADTWQIDYTARLNGIDERQRLANLDLYGHDVFFSEGFKVIRQDAHYLITAGVGYVGGVRVTTEKHLIKVTEKPTAIWVDVCQQGSVTSDIETVVEFKVTAELTDYTDRFERRHWVAKLAEINSQGEVIDTRRVTDGFAEHFISDNPHNQYLTKSLALQLPIMPEVLTPTNRLAVIIEHQQLTILSDQVIRWRGWQDFNTASYSENQRQFFIDESKVYHLRWSPLGGFDLKDLNDTPYNPNNLAEHDVQFDTSYDDVLIGKVENGDYYPAIIATKRLYRPQISGNGTLWLPLGYRDRSFRLLVTIRNQLQQGNVLFKSVDKAHTALFTMRGNNHGDNMNVELDSDDEFWLTSNNSNGEVSISTLTGDIIDDLLYMQNHQSEYVKKIQPGNTIDGDEELFSMGIKRLTTEDVQKGLPLDYANIESASIVFEVF comes from the coding sequence ATGCCTGTCATAACCCATGCCGGCGAGCGATTGATTGCCGAAAAACAAGGGATGCAACGTCCGCTGATTATTAAACAATTTGTGTTGGCTAATCTACCGGATTTAAATGACACTGATCCAGAAAATCGGCACGAGCCGTTGCCGAGTGATGATTTAATTCAATACCAAGCCCCAGTGACCCAAGCCGGGTTTATTAATCCCAATGCCGTTGTTTACTCCCTGGTGATGGATACCTCGGTGGGTGACTTTGAATTTAATTGGCTGGGCTTAGTGTCGGATGATAATACTCTCGTCGCCGTCAGTTATGTACCCAAACAATGGAAACGCAAAACCCAGGGTAGCCAGGCGGGGAACAGTTTAACCCGTAATTTTATGTTGGCCTTCAGCGGCGCCCAGGATATTACCCAAGTCGATGTTAACGCCGACACCTGGCAAATTGATTACACTGCAAGGTTAAATGGTATTGATGAACGACAACGGCTAGCCAATCTGGATTTATACGGCCATGACGTGTTTTTTAGTGAGGGATTTAAAGTCATTCGACAGGATGCTCATTATTTAATTACGGCGGGTGTGGGGTATGTGGGCGGTGTTCGGGTCACCACGGAAAAACATTTAATAAAAGTCACCGAAAAGCCCACAGCGATTTGGGTGGATGTCTGCCAACAAGGCAGTGTCACCAGTGATATTGAAACGGTAGTGGAGTTTAAAGTAACTGCTGAACTAACCGACTATACGGATCGGTTTGAACGCCGTCATTGGGTCGCAAAATTAGCCGAAATTAATAGCCAGGGGGAAGTGATTGATACCCGACGGGTCACCGATGGCTTTGCCGAGCATTTTATTAGTGATAACCCCCATAATCAGTATTTAACAAAATCGTTGGCGTTACAGCTGCCTATTATGCCGGAAGTCTTAACCCCTACCAATCGGTTAGCGGTCATTATTGAGCACCAACAATTAACGATTTTGTCGGATCAAGTTATTCGCTGGCGAGGCTGGCAAGATTTTAATACCGCTAGTTATTCAGAAAATCAGCGGCAATTTTTTATTGATGAAAGTAAAGTCTATCATTTGAGGTGGTCGCCACTAGGTGGGTTTGATTTAAAGGATTTAAATGATACTCCCTATAATCCAAATAATTTAGCTGAACATGATGTGCAGTTTGATACCTCTTATGATGATGTGTTGATTGGTAAAGTTGAAAACGGTGATTATTACCCTGCCATTATCGCCACTAAACGTTTATATCGTCCACAAATTTCCGGCAATGGTACGCTATGGTTGCCGCTAGGTTATCGTGATCGTTCTTTTCGTTTATTAGTCACAATTAGAAATCAACTGCAGCAGGGAAATGTTTTGTTTAAATCAGTTGATAAAGCACATACTGCATTATTTACCATGAGAGGAAACAATCATGGTGACAACATGAATGTTGAATTAGATAGTGATGATGAATTTTGGTTGACAAGCAATAATAGTAACGGTGAAGTCAGTATTAGTACATTAACCGGCGATATCATTGATGACTTGCTGTATATGCAAAACCATCAAAGCGAATATGTGAAAAAAATTCAACCAGGCAATACGATTGATGGTGATGAAGAGCTTTTTTCGATGGGAATAAAGCGTTTAACGACTGAAGACGTTCAAAAAGGGTTACCACTGGATTATGCAAATATTGAAAGTGCTTCAATCGTATTTGAAGTGTTTTAA
- a CDS encoding baseplate complex protein yields MMIGDYQVQGSNLQVVGSLRISNEELSGASSATDRAHKGFKPKTLTVSLQIKQSQPEQLTRLIELAEGMDKAGKQTVYTLVDNTAKAMNIRQVQFNDNLSARESADKRLWQVQFTLAEYRSVPEKVEQRQPKKDPKKQQADGQPIGPDNQASNEPELTEFEQLLKQIDEQIGPRETEKPTDDQSADNTASAA; encoded by the coding sequence ATGATGATTGGTGACTATCAGGTCCAAGGTAGCAACCTGCAGGTCGTGGGGAGTTTACGGATCAGCAATGAAGAGTTAAGCGGTGCCAGTAGCGCCACCGACCGTGCTCATAAAGGGTTTAAACCCAAAACCCTAACCGTGTCTCTACAGATCAAACAAAGCCAACCCGAGCAATTAACCCGATTGATTGAGTTAGCCGAGGGCATGGATAAAGCTGGTAAACAAACGGTCTATACCCTGGTGGATAATACCGCTAAAGCGATGAATATCCGCCAGGTGCAGTTTAACGACAATTTGAGTGCGCGAGAATCCGCTGATAAACGCTTATGGCAGGTGCAATTTACCTTAGCGGAATACCGCTCTGTGCCGGAAAAGGTTGAGCAACGCCAACCGAAAAAAGACCCGAAAAAACAACAAGCCGATGGCCAGCCCATTGGACCAGACAACCAAGCAAGCAATGAACCGGAATTAACCGAGTTTGAACAGCTGTTAAAACAAATAGACGAGCAAATAGGTCCCCGTGAAACTGAAAAGCCAACTGATGATCAATCAGCAGATAATACCGCTAGTGCGGCATGA